The sequence below is a genomic window from Nakaseomyces glabratus chromosome F, complete sequence.
TACCTCCCGTAACGCTTTACTCTTCAAATACCATTCAAGTGCAATACTCTCACCAGATATCCCACTAGCTCTATCTTTTCCCCATAAATATAGTACTGAACCTGtcatttttgaatattgagCTCCTGATCGCAGTAAATTTTACCTATGAGTAGAAAAACCACAGATATAAGTCTGCTCTTGCCTCTCGAAATATCAGACactattattatctttattaTCATGCACCTTTATTGTCATCACATTTCTggaaattcaagaaatttgaaaaatttcatacAAATTCAAACTTCAAGATTGAAAAATCCTTTATTGTTGGAACGATAACCAGCGCTCAGAACCTTAAAGTAACTGTAAACTACTTTCTGATCTACTCAATTGCTTTTGGAGCTGTTCTGATTAGCAATTGTAAATATAGTTATAATCGTGCTAACTTGAACTTCTTTGTACGTAAACTAGAGGGTTTACCAAGTACTGCATAGTGTATCCGGTGCCAAACGATATGTCAACCACAAATGAGGAAACACAGGCGAATGCGTCTAAAGATTATTCAGAGGATGCCCTGAAAATGAGTTATGCTGCCCAACCCTTGGATATTATGAGAGCACTAAAATTGATAGAATATTATGAGTCTAAAGACGACTATGACAATTCAAGGAAATTATACGCGGAATTGCACGAACGATTCCCTCTCTATTCACCATTATGGACAATGCATTTGCAAAGTGAATTACAAAGAAATGAATTTGATACAGTCGAGAAGCTGCTTGCTCAATGCTTAGCGGGAGATTTAGAAAATAACGATTTATCTCTTTGGAGTACTTATTTGGACTATGTGCGCAGGAAAAATAACCTAATCACTGGTGGCCAAGAGGCGCGTGCGGTAGTCATCAAAGCTTTTAAACTTGTGATGGATAAATGCGCTACTTTTGAACCCAAGGCATCAAGCTTTTGGAATGACTATTTGGGATTTTTACACCAATGGAAACCAATGAATAAGTGGGAAGAGCAGCAAAGATTAGATATGATCAGAGAGGTGTATAAGAAGATGTTATGCGTACCGTTCGATAAGTTGGAAAAAATGTGGAACCAATACACTCTTTGGGAACAAGAAACCAACACTTTAACAGCAAGGAAATTTATTGGTGAATTGTCTGCCGATTATATGAAAGCTCGTTCTATATATCAAGAACTTCTAAACGTCACTGCGAATATAAGAAGAACGAGTCCGCTAAACTTAAGAACAGCcaacaaaaataacatCCCCCAGTATGTACTACCTTGTAAGAAAAACGACCACACTCAACTGGAGGCATGGCTCAAATGGATTGCTTGggagaaagaaaacaagtTAGAATTAACTGAAGATGCCCTAAAGGACAGGGTTACATATGTATACAAACAGGCCATTCAACAACTATTATTTGAACCCGAAATATGGTATGATTATGTTATGTATGAGTTTGATAATGATGCTGCAAGAAAGAATATCTTGAAAGTTGCATTGCAAGCTAACCCTACTTCCCCAACTTTAACCTTCAAATTGGCCGAGTGCTatgaagttgaaaataaatcaGAAGAGGTCCAAAATTGTTTCGAAAAAACGATCGATGAATTGTTGAGGCAATACAAAAATGACAATGGCAATGATGAATTAAGCAGCGATATAATAtgggaaagaaaaacattaacttatatttattgtatCTATATGAATACTATGAAAAGATTATCTGGTTTATCAGCCGCTAGAGCTGTTTTTGGAAAATGCagaaagttgaaaaagGCTATGACACATGATATATATGTTGAAAATGCTTACTTGGagtttcaaaatcaaaatgaCCACAAAACAGCTTCCAAAGTCTTAGAATTAGGTTTGAAGTACTTTGGCGATGATGGTGAGTACATTAATAAATACATGGACTTTTTGTCTCTTTTAAACAGAGGATCCCAAATGAAAACCCTGTTCGAAacatcaattgaaaaagtaGAGGACTTGAGACagttaaagaaaatatacGTAAAAATGATTGGCTATGAATCCAAATATGGGAATCTAAATAATGTTTATCAACTGGAAAAAAGATTTTTTGAGAAGTTTCCTGATACCGACTTAATCCAATTATTTTCAACCCGGTATAAGATCCAAGATGacaacaaaatcaaaaatctAGAATTAACATACAAATTACCAGACATAATTTCATCTGATGGTGACCCTTCCGGAGTAGACAAATCATTCAAGAAGAGACAAATTGAGAATGATGAAAATTTACCTGACTCTAAAAGGCAAAAATCTCAACCCCTCCTACCTAAGGAAATCCTCGACATATTGGCGGTACTTCCGAAAAAgcaatatttcaaaaatgctTTTCTCGACCCAAGCAATCTTGTTAATTACTTGAATGAACAGGTAAAGCTAGCCGATGAGGAAAATTGAAAGCGAACGGTTGGtaaataatttataattAATGATCttttaaataaaattaatgcATGAACATCTATATCTAACAAAATTAGTACAAGTAAATATAAAACTATGATCTATAGTCACCATTTATAGTAACATATTCATGAGATAGATCACAAGTCCAAAATTGAGCTGATTCGTTACCGGTCTTTAAATCAACCAGGACTTCTAGGTCATCAAGAGCTAGGATTTGTGCAGctctttcttcatcaacatcCAATTGAGGAACACCATTTTCCACCAACTTCAACTCTCTTGGTTCAGAATTGTCGGTAGCAATGAAAGACACTGAAATTGAGTCTGTATTCAATGATTTCAAGTTGTCTAGCTTAGCATAACCAATGGCACACAAAATTCTGCCCCAGTTGGCGTCCTGTCCATACAATGCCGTCTTAACTAGCATGGAGTTAGATATAGATTCGGCAATAATCTTGGCATCTTCAAAAGTTAATGAGTTTTGAACATTCACAGTAACAAATTTAGTAGATCCCTCACCATCTCTTACTACCAATTGAGCTAATGTCTTTGCGAATTCAGTAACTTGAGATTTCACTTGTTCGTATTCTTCAGAACTTTCAGTAATTTCGTCAGTTTCCACAGCACCATTAGCAATCATGCAAATGGTATCATTAGTACTCATATCTCCATCAACAGAAATACAATTGAAAGAACGGTCGGTAGCAAAACGCAAGATTTTCTGTAATGCCGAAGATGCAATAGGCAAATCTGTTACAAAGTAACCAAGCAAAGTGGCCATGTTGGGACAAATCATACCTGCACCTTTAGCCATACCTACTAAAGTGTACTTTTGCCCATTTAAAAGCTCAAATTGTCTTGACACTAGTTTTGGAAAAGTATCTGTAGTATTAATGGACTTAGCAATGTTTAGCCACGACTTGAAGTCATTTCCCAGAgcattattatcaaatatgTTTTTTATCCCAGCAGAAATTTTATCCATTTGCAGTCTCTGTCCAATAACACCAGTAGACATAACCAGTGTACTGTTCGGTTTTCCAATCTTTCTGTTAACCAAATCGATCATTTCTTGGGCGTCTTGCATACCCAATTCTCCAGTGACAGCATTAGCACATCCCGAATTGACAACAATCGCATTGATACCATTGCCTTGAGTACTTTCCAATACCTTTTTAGAAGTCAACACTGGAGCAGCTTTAAATTTATTAGTTGTAAAAACAGCAGCTGCGGAAGATGGTCTCGAAGTATTAGTATTAACTAACACACCCAGATCAAGGTTACCATTCTTCTTAACACCGGACGCAATTGAGCCAACTTTGTAGCCCTTAGGGAAGACACCTTCCGTGGGAACATATAGGTTGTACTTATCAATTACTTTTCTACCATGCTGTAGCAGCGTTTTAGAGATCTTCATCTTGTCGGTTTGATGACTTTCAATGGCGCTTGATGATTCCAATTCAGAAGAGTTAACTTCCATTTATACATTTTTAAATGTTGCTCTTATCTATAACCCATAATCAAGGAAATACTTAACTTTTAATGGATAGAACTAGCGAATTACTTTTGTTTGCGATGAGCCATCGAATTGCaattttcagtttttcgCAAAAATTTTTGCAGAAATGGCTCATCGCAGAGAGACCCGTTCCCAAGTACAACCTTACAATAGTGTTTAATGCAAGTTATAATTACAAAATGTCTATTTAACATATGTATTGTAGATATATGAGATGACATTTTTGTGTTCGCTATTCAAATGTCAACAGGGTAGTTAATATTGTTAACATACTCTCACTCTTCTCTGTTTTCTAACCTTTCAAGGATCTTCTCCCCATGGCGGTGGCATTCGATGAAACTATATCTTGTAGCCAGGATAATTCAATTCTACTGACATTTCTTGCGTAACCCTTCGTGGTGAACACATATTCTGTGTAAAAGATGGCTGGACATTGTTTGTTTCCGAATAACAAAGATGAAGGATGGATGCTGATTGTCTCACCCGAAGTAACAGTTCTATACGATCTATCTGGCATACCAATGGCCGTATTTTTGCTAAATCCAGACAGGAAACATTTTAaaatagtttttatttcatcttcattagCATTCAATTTGAATTGTTCGCCAgaaatttcatcatcatcatctggTTTCAGATGTGTGTTATCAAATATCTTTTTACAGTATGACTTTAATTGGCTTCTGATTTTTAAAACATTCTTGAATCCTCTGTAAGAGACACATAGATCCTTACACCACTCCTTACGCTCTTGTGTAGCATTAGACCCATTGCCTAAATcatagaaatatatatcgAAAAGCTCTTTGGCCATAATCAAATCACCGTATTTCTTCCCAGCATTACAACTAGATAACCGTTTCTCATTGACTTCATCTCTTTGCTCTGGTTGTGGAtttagaagaagattttCGACACTTAGACATGATATAATATCTATAACTTGGTTAATGCAATCTGTTTCAGAAGCTTTTATTAGCACACAACTCAAATGAGGAAGTAATGGTAACAGGGCCATTTTCCGACCAATGTTGGTTATTTTTCCGCTATCATCTAATGCTTTCAAGTGATATAGCTCTTGTAAACCTTGGATGATGGCTTCCTTACCAGGGTTTTCAAACCATGTCCAATTCACCAAGTCATTAACACCATATCTTTTCAACATTAACACTGGAGAAGTAATGTCACTCCTAACAATTTCAGGCTCTGTCTGCTTCGGTAGTTTACTGAAGTCATCTTCACAAAATAGTCTGTATGACTTACCTTCAGATTCTCTACCAGCACGACCAGTTCTTTGCATGGCACTCGCTTGTGAGATTGGAACTGTTAGCAAGGAAGCTAATCCTAACTGATGACGCCAAACTTTAACTTTTCGTAACCCTGAATCAACTACAAATTTCACACCTGAAATGGTAACAGATGTTTCAGCTATGTTAGTACTGAATACAACCTTTCTCTTAAAACCTTTCACTGGATTGAAAACAGATGCTTGTTGTGCAGGAGAAAGAGCTGCATATAGAGGATATGCCAACATCAACGGAACGGATGTCTCTTTTGCTATTACAGGAGCTATTTTATTCATGATCGTAACTGCCTTGTCAATCTCTTCTTGACCAGGAAGGAAACACAATATATCTCCTAATTGCTCACCTTGATTTATCTGAACACAGCAATTTATGGCACAATCTATTATATCATCAGATGGTGCTTTTAGATAATATTGCGTGACATTAAACTTTCTTCCCTCTACAAAGAGGATTGGAGCCTTATCAAAAAAGTTACTAAAGGCCTCAGCTTGAAGTGTAGCTGACATAACTATGACTTTCAAATCTTTTCTGGTAGTTGTAATTAGGGTCTTCAGTAAACCCAGTATCAAATCAGTAAGCACAGTTCTCTCATGTGCTTCATCAATTATTATAACACTGTACTCTTTTAAATCCTTATTCATCATTAATTCTCTTAGTAACATACCATCTGTCAAATACTTAAGCCTAGTTCTTTCGCTTGTAGCATTATCAAAACGCACAGAATAACCTACTTTATCAGAAACCCTCGAACCGAATTCCTGAGCCACACGTGTAGCCAAGCTAATAGCCGCTACTCTACGAGGTTGTGTTACTGCTATGGATcctcttttattttgtttataCAAATCTTCCAGCAAAAACTGCGGTATTTGGGTAGATTTACCAGAACCAGTCTCACCAATAAGGATCGTTACCTGATTTTCTAGCAAGTATGGCATGATCTCATCTCGATTGCTATACACAGGTAATGTACTCCTAATTCTTAACAATTCCTgtgctttcttctttaagTCAGCCTTATTCATCATTCTGTTGTCATCATAGGAATCctcatcatcctcatcctccTCATCACCAAATTTAACTTCACGGCCAATTTTACCATTATGTTTAATTGGACCACCGTTTACTTTACCGTTTTTCTTATGCATACCAGCATCCTTATAGTGTGACTTGGTACTCACATTGTTTATCTTGAAAGGCGATACCCGCTCTCTTTGACTCTTCTTGTTGTGGCCATCTCTGGCACCACTAAATGTTCTCATTCTATTGTGAATGCTATCCAAAATTGACCTAGGAATATGACCTCTCTACGTGGATACTTCTTGGATTAAACAGCTGTTGACTACTTTGAATAGACAACACAGTCAATATACTCAAATATCCATTTATgtttgcgatgagctctttattaagctcatcgcatcaaTTTTTGACAAAGATTGTGTACTtttccaaaatttttcaatattttcaggTTGTACGTTACTTTCTCCGGATACttctattttcattaaGCCGGTAAAAAATGCTAaacataataataaaataagaCTAACAGTCAATCACGGATTCGGATAATTCATTAACTGTTGGTCGAGATTACTCACGCTCAATACAAAAGATATCCTCATTCTTTTGCGTTACCATCTGAGGTGTTTAGCTACGTTGGGTTCATTTCTGGGCTTCGATAGAGCACAGGTACCTAAGGGTAATGGGAGATTTACATAACCCATCTGAGATACCATATGCACAACCAAGGTGATCAAACACAGAAATATACAAATTATGCATCTGTTTGATCTGCGGACTTTGCTGGCTATACTAGTAAGTATTTGTGTCGTCTTTCAAGCATTCCCACTTGCTACTGTCCCCTTGAACAAGAACTTGATATTAGGACAATATATGGGCTACCATTTTGGTGTATTTGGATGGTGTTTTGTTGACAAGGGAGTCACCATAGCCTGCCATTGTAAGTTCAGACCAGACTCGATAGAGACCTATAAGTATACCGATCAACTACTGTTCCCATCATTGTACAAAGTAACTATATCAACGTTGCTCGTTGTACACCCTGTGTCATTCGCATTCACTTGCATATTGTGGATCATGGCTTTAATAATAAGACTTTCAAGATTTGGGAGGTGTCCTATATTCATACTGAGCGCAGCGACTTGGTCGTTAGCGGCATTTCTATTGGCATTGCTTTCAGCTTTAGTCGATCTACTTTTATTTGTCAATAAACTTAAATGGCCAGGTTGGCTGGTGCTTGCCTCAGTACCTCTCATGGCTATCTGTTGTTCATGGTTGTGGTCACTAAGAAGGCAAGTCTCAGCCATATTTTATGAACGTAAAGCATACGCAACTCAGACATACTCAAGATTTGACAGTATGGAACTTTCACACATTGATACAAAATTCTCAGATGATCAATCTATTTATGAGACTTATACCTTGGAAAGAGTTCCCTACTCTAAAAATGAGGCGATTGAAGAACCAGCATTAACGTATTAtacctcttcttcataaaGTCTCAATGTACGGAAATAATGTGTTCTCGCTTTGTGGGGTCTTGGCTTTCGAACATGGAAGCTCAAGAAATCGAGACTAGAAGTTAATAATGGTAGTAGTAGGAACTTCCATCCACAGGAACTTTGGCATGCATTCACATTGTCAACAATCAGTTCTCAACCATTAAAAGGGCTcgattatattttattagtaACAAAATAGTCCACTTGACAATTTAACGGACATCAAGGATTGTGACAGGTTAACTGATTTACGTCTTCTACTCCCTTTGACCTAAATTATCCACACAGCATACATGATTGGTTTATCTAAATATTAGTTGCCTTTATACTTTAACTCAAACATACCATTGCGATTAAATCAGAGAGAGAGCCAATACCTCGTTATAGAAAATGAGTACTAGTGGAACTACAAAAGGCATACCAATCCCTctgaatattttcaaaagaaagtCTATACCTTTTGGAAGAATATCTCGCGTTACACCGAAGCCTGAACAATTATTACATCCATTTTATAGACCGGGAAATGTGTCATCATTGGGGCTATGCATGAAGGAAGGGAAACCAGCATTACTAGACTCCAAATCCATTATACCCAGTATTGTGCAAAACTCAAAAACTGGGAATCCTGTTCTGGCTAATTGTTCTCTAGCTTTTTCTTCGGTGCAAGGAGTCTCGACATGGTTAAAACAATATGAAAACTTAAGAGAAACCAGAACAACACCATTTTCAACAATACCGTTTCCAGATTTGAACAGATATTTAACCTCGTTACCTAAATCAAAGGTTGAAATCATAGAAAAGGCATACACAAACCTAATCAATAATGATGGCAGCCATATCAGCAAAGGTATTATTTTAGAACTAGTTCATGAACTCAGTTCTGACTTCGAGTTGGCAGTTTTTTCtgagaatatattaatattttttttgaatgatAAAGTCTCAAAACGAAGTGAATTGGCTTGTGTACTTGAAGCAGCATTTGACCTCCTTGATACGCACATCGATCAACCCAAAACGATCTATAAATTTTTGATGGCCTTCTTTGCCAAGTATTTTGAAGTACCAGTTCAGACAGACACAGACTTAAATACATTGATGGTGAAGCTACTGATGAAACTGGAAAATAAATTTCACTTGGAATCTATGTATTCAAAAATGGTCCCTGAACTGACAGAAGCCCTATTTTCATTCTATACAAGAGAAGGTAACCTTCATGAAGCGAACATTGCCATTAATGATCTCATAAAAAAAGGATTTATACCTAAATCTGAAGATATTGAGAACTATCTTACATTAATAAATACCAAATATCCTGGGCACAACTCTCAAGATTACATGTGGCGGTTATTCCATATTGCACACTTCGAAGGTCTAATACAGTCTTCTGACCACCCTAATTTGTTAAAGTTTTTGGTTCAAAACTGCCGTCACCGCgaggaaattgaaacagTTTTTACCATTGTtgccaaaaataaaaattcaaagatattGCTAGAACATTTAACAGCACCTGTAATTGACAGTATAAGTAATATGAAAATGCACCGGGTACCGAAGAGTAGTTTATTATCTGATTACTATAAGATGATGAAGTTTGCATTTAATAATGAGTTATCCCATCAACTCAAACTACTACTTCTACAAGGCTATATTACGTTTGGGAATTTTTCCATGTCTGCAAAAATAATTGAGGATAACCATTTAAATCTAACAGTTGATATAGCAAACAAATTaatcaaaattatcaaacATAACAACAAATTATTTAAAGGAATAGATTGCCCTGGGTTTAGTGAGGAGGCCTTAGCACTATTTTTAGAATGTTACATTAAACCATTTGAAGACGAATTAAATCAACATTCTAAAAAATGGCTAATAAGGCAGCAACACTactgtaaataatat
It includes:
- the RNA14 gene encoding cleavage polyadenylation factor subunit RNA14 (CAGL0F06479g~Ortholog(s) have RNA binding, protein heterodimerization activity and role in mRNA polyadenylation, pre-mRNA cleavage required for polyadenylation, regulation of mRNA 3'-end processing, response to DNA damage checkpoint signaling), with protein sequence MSTTNEETQANASKDYSEDALKMSYAAQPLDIMRALKLIEYYESKDDYDNSRKLYAELHERFPLYSPLWTMHLQSELQRNEFDTVEKLLAQCLAGDLENNDLSLWSTYLDYVRRKNNLITGGQEARAVVIKAFKLVMDKCATFEPKASSFWNDYLGFLHQWKPMNKWEEQQRLDMIREVYKKMLCVPFDKLEKMWNQYTLWEQETNTLTARKFIGELSADYMKARSIYQELLNVTANIRRTSPLNLRTANKNNIPQYVLPCKKNDHTQLEAWLKWIAWEKENKLELTEDALKDRVTYVYKQAIQQLLFEPEIWYDYVMYEFDNDAARKNILKVALQANPTSPTLTFKLAECYEVENKSEEVQNCFEKTIDELLRQYKNDNGNDELSSDIIWERKTLTYIYCIYMNTMKRLSGLSAARAVFGKCRKLKKAMTHDIYVENAYLEFQNQNDHKTASKVLELGLKYFGDDGEYINKYMDFLSLLNRGSQMKTLFETSIEKVEDLRQLKKIYVKMIGYESKYGNLNNVYQLEKRFFEKFPDTDLIQLFSTRYKIQDDNKIKNLELTYKLPDIISSDGDPSGVDKSFKKRQIENDENLPDSKRQKSQPLLPKEILDILAVLPKKQYFKNAFLDPSNLVNYLNEQVKLADEEN
- the ARG7 gene encoding glutamate N-acetyltransferase (CAGL0F06501g~Ortholog(s) have acetyl-CoA:L-glutamate N-acetyltransferase activity, glutamate N-acetyltransferase activity, role in ornithine biosynthetic process and mitochondrial matrix localization), whose translation is MEVNSSELESSSAIESHQTDKMKISKTLLQHGRKVIDKYNLYVPTEGVFPKGYKVGSIASGVKKNGNLDLGVLVNTNTSRPSSAAAVFTTNKFKAAPVLTSKKVLESTQGNGINAIVVNSGCANAVTGELGMQDAQEMIDLVNRKIGKPNSTLVMSTGVIGQRLQMDKISAGIKNIFDNNALGNDFKSWLNIAKSINTTDTFPKLVSRQFELLNGQKYTLVGMAKGAGMICPNMATLLGYFVTDLPIASSALQKILRFATDRSFNCISVDGDMSTNDTICMIANGAVETDEITESSEEYEQVKSQVTEFAKTLAQLVVRDGEGSTKFVTVNVQNSLTFEDAKIIAESISNSMLVKTALYGQDANWGRILCAIGYAKLDNLKSLNTDSISVSFIATDNSEPRELKLVENGVPQLDVDEERAAQILALDDLEVLVDLKTGNESAQFWTCDLSHEYVTINGDYRS
- the DHR2 gene encoding RNA helicase (CAGL0F06523g~Ortholog(s) have nucleolus localization), translating into MRTFSGARDGHNKKSQRERVSPFKINNVSTKSHYKDAGMHKKNGKVNGGPIKHNGKIGREVKFGDEEDEDDEDSYDDNRMMNKADLKKKAQELLRIRSTLPVYSNRDEIMPYLLENQVTILIGETGSGKSTQIPQFLLEDLYKQNKRGSIAVTQPRRVAAISLATRVAQEFGSRVSDKVGYSVRFDNATSERTRLKYLTDGMLLRELMMNKDLKEYSVIIIDEAHERTVLTDLILGLLKTLITTTRKDLKVIVMSATLQAEAFSNFFDKAPILFVEGRKFNVTQYYLKAPSDDIIDCAINCCVQINQGEQLGDILCFLPGQEEIDKAVTIMNKIAPVIAKETSVPLMLAYPLYAALSPAQQASVFNPVKGFKRKVVFSTNIAETSVTISGVKFVVDSGLRKVKVWRHQLGLASLLTVPISQASAMQRTGRAGRESEGKSYRLFCEDDFSKLPKQTEPEIVRSDITSPVLMLKRYGVNDLVNWTWFENPGKEAIIQGLQELYHLKALDDSGKITNIGRKMALLPLLPHLSCVLIKASETDCINQVIDIISCLSVENLLLNPQPEQRDEVNEKRLSSCNAGKKYGDLIMAKELFDIYFYDLGNGSNATQERKEWCKDLCVSYRGFKNVLKIRSQLKSYCKKIFDNTHLKPDDDDEISGEQFKLNANEDEIKTILKCFLSGFSKNTAIGMPDRSYRTVTSGETISIHPSSLLFGNKQCPAIFYTEYVFTTKGYARNVSRIELSWLQDIVSSNATAMGRRSLKG
- the RIM9 gene encoding Rim9p (CAGL0F06545g~Ortholog(s) have role in ascospore formation, cellular response to alkaline pH, cellular response to lithium ion, cellular response to neutral pH, cellular response to starvation and exocytosis, more); this encodes MHLFDLRTLLAILVSICVVFQAFPLATVPLNKNLILGQYMGYHFGVFGWCFVDKGVTIACHCKFRPDSIETYKYTDQLLFPSLYKVTISTLLVVHPVSFAFTCILWIMALIIRLSRFGRCPIFILSAATWSLAAFLLALLSALVDLLLFVNKLKWPGWLVLASVPLMAICCSWLWSLRRQVSAIFYERKAYATQTYSRFDSMELSHIDTKFSDDQSIYETYTLERVPYSKNEAIEEPALTYYTSSS
- the AEP1 gene encoding Aep1p (CAGL0F06567g~Ortholog(s) have translation regulator activity, role in regulation of translation and mitochondrion localization); its protein translation is MSTSGTTKGIPIPLNIFKRKSIPFGRISRVTPKPEQLLHPFYRPGNVSSLGLCMKEGKPALLDSKSIIPSIVQNSKTGNPVLANCSLAFSSVQGVSTWLKQYENLRETRTTPFSTIPFPDLNRYLTSLPKSKVEIIEKAYTNLINNDGSHISKGIILELVHELSSDFELAVFSENILIFFLNDKVSKRSELACVLEAAFDLLDTHIDQPKTIYKFLMAFFAKYFEVPVQTDTDLNTLMVKLLMKLENKFHLESMYSKMVPELTEALFSFYTREGNLHEANIAINDLIKKGFIPKSEDIENYLTLINTKYPGHNSQDYMWRLFHIAHFEGLIQSSDHPNLLKFLVQNCRHREEIETVFTIVAKNKNSKILLEHLTAPVIDSISNMKMHRVPKSSLLSDYYKMMKFAFNNELSHQLKLLLLQGYITFGNFSMSAKIIEDNHLNLTVDIANKLIKIIKHNNKLFKGIDCPGFSEEALALFLECYIKPFEDELNQHSKKWLIRQQHYCK